The genome window AAGATAACATTTGATATAGAAAAGGGATAGCACGTTTTAAATCGTGTTCTCCCTAAGAAACTAAATCTTATCTACTTTGAGTTTGAAGTGCTAATTTAACGCCTAGTCCTATATAAACGAACCCAACAGCCTTTTCAATCCAACGTGAACCATTGTTTGTTGTCTTCGTAAAGATTTTCTCGCCGATGAAGCTAGTAATAATTGCTAATAAAATAGTATACAAAGCGCTCATCACAACAAATGTAATGCCCAAAATCAATAATTGTACAGTGACTGATTGGCCATTATGCTGAATAAATTGTGGTAAAAATGCTAAGAAAAACAATGCCGTTTTTGGATTTAAAATTTCCGCTAAAAACCCTTGTCGGAATGAAGTACTTGCAGGGCTTTGCTCAACAGTTGGTTTTTCTATTTTTTGTGGTTTTGTTAATAGCATTTGAATACCTAAATAAACAAGGTATGCAACACCTATAAATTTCACCACTTCAAAGGCAGTGGCAGAGTTCATTAAAATTGCTGATAACCCTAATACAGCTGCTAACGTATGAACTAAATCACCTAGTCCAATGCCTAATGCAGTGGAAATACCGTTCTTTTTTCCACCTTTCAGTGTTTGCGTAATGGTAATGATAACTGCAGGACCAGGAATTAAAAATAAGAGAAGAACTATTGCAATAAAAGATAACATGTTTACCCATCCTATTCTAATAAAACTAACATTCAGTTAAGACAATAAT of Lysinibacillus agricola contains these proteins:
- a CDS encoding LysE family translocator, which gives rise to MLSFIAIVLLLFLIPGPAVIITITQTLKGGKKNGISTALGIGLGDLVHTLAAVLGLSAILMNSATAFEVVKFIGVAYLVYLGIQMLLTKPQKIEKPTVEQSPASTSFRQGFLAEILNPKTALFFLAFLPQFIQHNGQSVTVQLLILGITFVVMSALYTILLAIITSFIGEKIFTKTTNNGSRWIEKAVGFVYIGLGVKLALQTQSR